In one window of Azoarcus olearius DNA:
- a CDS encoding gamma-glutamyl-gamma-aminobutyrate hydrolase family protein, which produces MSGGPLRIGLSARLLHKPPPELGFPGKSLQYLEQSMAHWIMAHGALAFMVPTIGEHLGLRRAQISVHDYVAALDGLVLQGGADVSPTTYHETPLRPEWAGDRVRDLYEIELLWEFVIQGKPVLGVCRGAQLINVACGGTLWQDITEYVPGAGTHRNDDLYDSHYHDIELQPGSRLAELYGKVPGGRVNSIHHQAVRKLGSDLCIEALSVGDGVIEAIRWNGSSYMFGCQWHPEFHGDGELLEGEVILRDFLEAAAVARDKKV; this is translated from the coding sequence GTGAGTGGGGGACCACTGCGGATAGGACTCTCGGCCCGGCTGCTGCACAAGCCGCCGCCCGAACTCGGCTTTCCCGGCAAGAGCCTGCAATATCTCGAGCAGTCGATGGCGCACTGGATCATGGCGCACGGTGCGCTTGCCTTCATGGTCCCCACCATCGGCGAGCATCTCGGCCTGCGTCGTGCGCAGATTTCGGTGCACGATTACGTCGCGGCGCTGGACGGGCTGGTGCTGCAGGGCGGCGCCGACGTCAGCCCCACCACCTACCACGAAACCCCGCTGCGCCCCGAATGGGCCGGCGACCGGGTGCGCGATCTGTACGAGATCGAGCTGCTGTGGGAATTCGTCATCCAGGGCAAGCCCGTGCTCGGCGTCTGCCGCGGCGCGCAACTCATCAACGTGGCCTGCGGCGGCACGCTGTGGCAGGACATCACCGAATACGTGCCGGGCGCCGGCACGCACCGCAACGACGATCTCTACGACAGCCACTATCACGACATCGAACTCCAGCCCGGCAGCCGCCTCGCGGAGCTGTACGGCAAGGTGCCGGGCGGGCGGGTGAACAGCATCCACCATCAGGCGGTCCGCAAGCTCGGGTCCGACCTGTGCATCGAAGCGCTGTCCGTCGGCGACGGCGTGATCGAGGCCATCCGCTGGAACGGCAGCAGCTACATGTTCGGCTGCCAGTGGCACCCCGAATTCCACGGCGACGGCGAGTTGCTGGAGGGCGAGGTGATCCTGCGGGATTTTCTGGAGGCGGCGGCAGTCGCTCGCGACAAGAAGGTGTGA
- a CDS encoding YbdK family carboxylate-amine ligase, which produces MSLEAFSPSRALSIGVELELQLVGTHDYDLVGAADDMLRLTAGLDLPGDIKPEMTDSMIEISTGVCDNHAMVLTQLDGLRAALVDIARRLNVGICGGGTHGFQDWGERRIFDNPRFHYLHELYGYLAKQFTVFGQHVHIGCPGPDAALYLVHGLSRYIPHLIALSASSPFLQGQDTGFQSSRLNAVFAFPLSGRAPFALSWSDFGAYFDKMSATGVVSSMKDFYWDIRPKPEYGTVEVRVMDTPLTVERAAALAAYIQALARYLMVERPIQPREDDYLVYTFNRFQACRFGYAGTYVDPENHTHCSIAEALEESFTRIEQHAIELGAEAAIGRLRADVASGRNDAWWLRGQLGPQVTLPEVVMAQCRRWMNGEGM; this is translated from the coding sequence ATGAGCCTCGAAGCCTTTTCGCCGTCGCGCGCACTGTCGATCGGTGTGGAACTCGAACTGCAACTGGTCGGCACCCACGACTATGACCTGGTCGGCGCCGCCGACGACATGCTGCGGCTGACCGCGGGGCTGGACCTGCCCGGCGACATCAAGCCCGAGATGACCGATTCGATGATCGAAATCTCGACCGGCGTGTGCGACAACCACGCCATGGTGTTGACGCAGCTGGACGGGCTGCGTGCCGCGCTGGTGGATATCGCCCGCCGGCTCAACGTCGGCATCTGCGGCGGTGGCACCCACGGCTTTCAGGATTGGGGCGAACGCCGCATCTTCGACAACCCGCGTTTTCATTACCTGCACGAACTCTACGGCTACCTCGCCAAGCAGTTCACCGTGTTCGGCCAGCATGTGCACATCGGCTGCCCGGGGCCGGACGCGGCGCTCTATCTGGTGCACGGCCTGTCGCGCTACATCCCGCACCTGATCGCGCTGTCAGCCTCGTCGCCTTTCCTGCAGGGGCAGGACACCGGCTTCCAGTCCTCGCGCCTCAATGCGGTATTCGCCTTCCCGCTGTCGGGCCGCGCGCCCTTCGCGCTCAGCTGGAGCGACTTCGGCGCCTACTTCGACAAGATGAGCGCCACCGGCGTCGTCAGCAGCATGAAGGACTTCTACTGGGACATCCGCCCCAAGCCGGAGTACGGCACGGTGGAAGTGCGGGTGATGGACACCCCGCTGACGGTCGAACGCGCGGCCGCGCTGGCAGCCTACATCCAGGCCTTGGCGCGCTACCTGATGGTGGAGCGGCCGATCCAGCCGCGCGAGGATGATTACCTCGTCTATACCTTCAACCGCTTCCAGGCCTGCCGCTTCGGCTATGCCGGCACCTATGTCGATCCGGAGAACCACACCCACTGCTCGATTGCCGAAGCGCTGGAAGAGAGCTTCACGCGCATCGAGCAGCATGCGATCGAACTCGGGGCGGAAGCGGCAATCGGGCGCCTGCGCGCGGATGTCGCGAGCGGGCGCAATGACGCCTGGTGGTTGCGCGGGCAGCTGGGCCCGCAGGTAACGCTGCCGGAGGTGGTGATGGCGCAGTGCCGGCGCTGGATGAACGGGGAGGGCATGTGA
- a CDS encoding cation:proton antiporter, with the protein MNLPLWPSWPPHFDALLFFAVALLATALGGEVLGRLLRLPRVTGYTLCGLVLGPLLLGGLDSSALAVRRGVLDLALALLLFELGVRLDVRWFRANPWMLVSSLAEAGLTFLLCAGALRLIGVDRGIALAVAAIAVGTAPAVVMRVTAELRAGGQVTERVLALCALNVGYSVVLFKLMLGGLHGGDPAGGWVAVLHPLYLMAGSLLVGTLLAVGFIGLRRVVDPGTEQGVVAIFGLLLAALAVLAALRLPALLAPLVAGMAVKWYDPRPHRWPQHFGTAGGVMVIALFMLSGATVSAGPLVAGVAAGIVAIVARAVAKLAGVMAFGPASGLGWRKSFALGVALMPLSAVALLLVEDVRTLYPAFAAELAPIVLCMVALLGVFGPIATQRALIHARENRSGAEQ; encoded by the coding sequence ATGAATCTGCCGCTCTGGCCGTCGTGGCCACCGCATTTCGATGCCCTGTTGTTCTTTGCCGTCGCGCTGCTCGCCACCGCGCTCGGCGGCGAGGTGCTCGGGCGCCTGCTGCGCCTGCCGCGGGTGACGGGCTACACCCTGTGCGGGCTGGTGCTCGGCCCCTTGCTGCTGGGCGGTCTGGACAGCAGCGCGCTCGCGGTGCGGCGCGGCGTGCTCGACCTGGCACTGGCGCTGCTGCTGTTCGAACTCGGCGTTCGCCTCGACGTGCGCTGGTTTCGCGCCAACCCCTGGATGCTCGTCTCCAGTCTTGCCGAGGCGGGGCTCACTTTCCTGTTGTGCGCGGGTGCGCTGCGCCTGATCGGCGTTGACCGCGGCATCGCCTTGGCGGTGGCGGCGATCGCGGTGGGCACCGCGCCGGCGGTCGTCATGCGTGTGACAGCCGAACTGCGTGCCGGCGGCCAGGTTACCGAGCGTGTGCTAGCGCTGTGCGCGCTCAACGTCGGTTATTCGGTCGTGCTGTTCAAGCTGATGCTGGGCGGGCTGCACGGCGGCGACCCGGCCGGCGGCTGGGTGGCGGTGCTGCATCCGCTCTATCTGATGGCTGGCTCCCTGCTGGTGGGCACGCTGCTGGCGGTGGGCTTCATCGGGCTGCGCCGGGTGGTCGATCCCGGCACCGAGCAGGGCGTGGTGGCGATCTTCGGCCTGCTGCTGGCGGCGCTGGCCGTGCTTGCCGCGCTGCGCTTGCCGGCGCTGCTGGCACCGCTGGTGGCGGGTATGGCGGTCAAGTGGTACGACCCGCGCCCGCATCGCTGGCCGCAGCATTTCGGCACCGCCGGCGGGGTCATGGTGATTGCGCTGTTCATGCTCAGCGGCGCAACCGTGAGTGCCGGGCCGCTGGTGGCCGGCGTGGCTGCGGGCATCGTCGCCATCGTTGCGCGCGCGGTGGCCAAGCTGGCCGGCGTGATGGCCTTCGGGCCGGCCAGCGGGCTGGGCTGGCGCAAGAGCTTCGCCCTGGGCGTGGCCTTGATGCCGCTGTCGGCGGTGGCGCTGTTGCTGGTGGAGGACGTGCGCACGCTGTATCCCGCCTTCGCCGCGGAACTGGCCCCCATCGTGCTGTGCATGGTGGCGCTGCTCGGCGTGTTCGGGCCGATCGCCACCCAGCGCGCGCTGATCCATGCGCGCGAGAACCGTAGCGGAGCCGAGCAATGA